A stretch of the Eulemur rufifrons isolate Redbay chromosome 20, OSU_ERuf_1, whole genome shotgun sequence genome encodes the following:
- the ASXL1 gene encoding polycomb group protein ASXL1 isoform X2 — MTPKQILQVIEAEGLKEMRSGTSPLACLNAMLHSNSRGGEGLFYKLPGRISLFTLKKDALQWSRNPAAAEGEEPEDTADVESCGSNEASTVSGENDVSLDETSSNASCSTESQSRPLSNPRDSYRASSQANKQKKKTGVMLPRVVLTPLKVNGAHVESASGQMKRNRGEEIDFETPGSILVNTNLRALINSRTFHALPSHFQQQLLFLLPEVDRQVGTDGLLRLSSSALNNEFFTHAAQSWRERLADGEFTHEMQVRIRQEMEKEKKVEQWKEKFFEDYYGQKLGLTKEESLQQNVGQEEAEIKSGLRVPGESVRPQRGPATRQRDGHYKKRSRPDLRTRARGNLYKKQEPEQAGVAKDAKSVAPDVPLYTDGEAETDSAGRRSPHLPSMSSAAPNSEAPKFPVEPVASRIPAEPDNSAHASASPDRIPNLSPETVDQEPKDQKRKSFEQAASASFPEKKPRLEDRQSFRNTIESVHTEKPQPTKEEPKVPPIRIQLSRIKPPWVVKGQPTYQICPRIVPITEPSCRGWTGTRTLADIKARALQARGARGHHCHREAATTAIGGGGGPGGGGGGTTDEGGGRGSSSSGDGSEAYGHPEPRGATSTPGECASDLQRTQLLPPCPLNGERAQAGTAMSRARREELASLRQEESCPLQRVPGVFTSGLEDTSQLPIAPTGDQPCQALPPLSSQTPVAERLVQQPKLHLDVRTECESGTTSWERDNEERGPTVLPEDGPVQSLVGDVLEEGTGLALDSNPTVTVPVDVTQSSTPESSLAHCLQDRPFDDELGLGDSCPAMRESDSRQENLKTKALISDSATPWLPIPSDDDVVKQPEPESRENIPRVEPQVGEEWEKAAPFVPALPGGLTAEEGLDSPGNLPSLWTVLSRAGVDSADSACKQVDTEKLKINGDSEALSPLSESTDTASDFEGHLTEDSNEADTGEATVMKASLVDKDEKHDWNRSVSLSKVNGDLSLVTRTDGMIAPQSWVSRVCAVPQKIPDSLLLASTEYLPKPTCLARPGSSVEPTNPLVIQLLQGKLALEKVLPPAHGGIKPECPQLPLTKEQSHGASMSVGPLRNPGENSHLVVRSSPTSLRALKEPLLSKSCDAGTSLARIEATQAPGVPPKISKTAPSFDSLHPVTHPMTSSGKMEELDSKEQFSSFSFEDQKEIRAMSQCSNSNASPGRSPGDLTTSRAPCFSSPNVISFGPEQTGRALVDQNNVGGQGKKLFGSGSVTATLQCPRPADPMPLPAEVPPVFPSGKLGPSKNSVPSGVQTAREDWAPKPPPASVGSIKNEKTFVGGPVKANAENRKAAGHSPLELVGHLQGMPFVMDLPFWKLPREPGKGLNEPLEPPSIPSQLNIKQAFYGKLSKLQLSSTSFNYSSSSPSFPKGLAGSVVQLSHKANFGASHSASLSLQMFTDSSTVESISLQCACSLKAMIMCQGCGAFCHDDCIGPSKLCVLCLVVR, encoded by the exons AAGGATGCCCTGCAGTGGTCTCGCAATCCAGCTGCAGCGGAGGGAGAGGAGCCAGAGGACACGGCTGATGTGGAGAGCTGTGGGTCTAATGAAGCCAGCACTGTGAGTGGTGAAAACGATG tATCTCTTGATGAAACATCTTCGAATGCATCCTGTTCTACAGAATCTCAGAGCCGGCCTCTTTCCAATCCCAGGGACAGCTACAGAGCTTCCTCACAG gcaaacaaacagaagaaaaagactgGGGTGATGCTGCCTCGAGTTGTCCTGACTCCTCTGAAGGTAAACGGGGCCCACGTGGAATCTGCTTCAG GTCAGATGAAGCGCAACAGAGGTGAAGAGATAGATTTTGAGACGCCTGGGTCCATTCTTGTCAACACCAACCTCCGAGCCCTGATCAACTCTCGGACCTTCCACGCGTTGCCATCACACTTCCAGCAGCAGCTCCTCTTCCTTCTGCCGGAAGTGGACAGACAG GTGGGGACAGATGGCCTGTTGCGTCTCAGCAGCAGTGCGCTAAATAACGAGTTTTTTACCCATGCGGCTCAGAGTTGGCGGGAACGCCTGGCTGATG GCGAATTCACTCATGAGATGCAAGTCAGGATACGACAGgaaatggagaaggaaaagaaggtggAACAGTGGAAAGAAAAGTTCTTTGAAGACTACTATGGACAGAA ATTGGGTTTGACCAAAGAAGAGTCATTGCAGCAGAATGTGGGCCAGGAGGAGGCTGAAATCAAGAGTGGTTTGCGTGTCCCAGGAGAATCAGTGCGGCCGCAGCGTGGTCCGGCCACCCGACAGCGGGATGGGCATTATAAGAAACGCTCTCGGCCAGATCTCCGAACCAGAGCCAGAGGGAATCTGTACAAAAAACAGGAGCCAGAACAAGCAGGGGTTGCTAAGGATGCAAAATCTGTAGCACCAGACGTTCCCCTCTACACGGATGGGGAGGCTGAAACTGACTCAGCAGGGAGGCGCAGTCCCCACTTGCCAAGCATGTCCTCTGCAGCACCCAACTCAGAGGCTCCCAAGTTCCCGGTTGAACCTGTGGCTTCCCGGATCCCGGCTGAGCCAGACAACTCGGCACACGCCTCTGCGTCTCCAGACAGAATTCCTAACTTGTCTCCGGAGACTGTAGATCAGGAGCCCAAGGATCAGAAGAGGAAATCCTTTGAGCAGGCGGCCTCTGCGTCCTTTCCCGAAAAGAAGCCCCGGCTTGAAGATCGTCAGTCCTTTCGTAACACAATTGAAAGTGTTCACACCGAAAAGCCACAGCCCACTAAAGAGGAGCCCAAAGTCCCGCCCATCCGG ATTCAACTTTCACGTATCAAACCACCCTGGGTGGTTAAAGGTCAGCCCACTTACCAGATATGCCCCCGGATCGTCCCCATCACGGAGCCCTCCTGCCGGGGCTGGACTGGCACCAGGACCCTCGCAGACATTAAAGCCCGTGCTCTGCAAGCCCGAGGGGCGAGAGGTCACCACTGCCATCGAGAGGCGGCCACCACTGCCATCGGAGGGGGGGGTGGCCCGGGTGGAGGTGGCGGCGGGACCACCGATgagggaggtggcagaggcagcagcagcagtggtgaTGGTAGTGAGGCCTATGGCCACCCTGAGCCCAGGGGAGCCACGAGCACCCCTGGAGAGTGTGCGTCAGATCTACAGCGAACACAACTATTGCCGCCTTGTCCTCTAAATGGGGAGCGTGCCCAGGCTGGAACTGCCATGTCCAGAGCCAGAAGAGAGGAACTGGCTTCTCTCAGACAGGAGGAAAGCTGCCCACTACAGAGGGTTCCAGGTGTATTCACAAGTGGGCTAGAAGATACCTCCCAGCTTCCCATCGCTCCCACTGGGGACCAGCCATGCCAGGCTTTGCCCCCACTGTCCTCCCAAACCCCAGTAGCTGAGAGATTAGTTCAGCAGCCTAAGTTGCATCTAGATGTTAGAACTGAATGTGAGTCTGGTACCACTTCCTGGGAAAGGGATAATGAGGAGCGAGGACCCACTGTCCTCCCAGAGGATGGTCCTGTTCAGTCTCTGGTGGGAGATGTGTTAGAAGAAGGGACTGGCCTGGCTCTTGACAGTAATCCCACTGTGACAGTTCCTGTAGATGTGACTCAGAGTTCCACACCTGAATCGTCATTGGCTCACTGCCTACAAGACAGACCATTTGATGATGAATTAGGACTTGGTGACTCATGCCCTGCCATGAGGGAAAGTGATTCTAgacaagaaaatttgaaaaccaagGCTCTCATTTCCGACAGTGCTACTCCTTGGCTGCCCATCCCGTCAGATGATGACGTAGTGAAACAGCCTGAGCCAGAATCCAGAGAAAACATACCACGTGTTGAGCCCCAGGTTGGGGAAGAGTGGGAAAAAGCTGCTCCCTTTGTTCCTGCATTGCCTGGGGGTTTGACAGCGGAGGAGGGCCTCGATTCCCCTGGcaaccttccttccctctggacAGTGCTGTCTCGAGCAGGTGTCGACAGCGCTGACAGTGCCTGCAAACAGGTGGACACTGAAAAGCTGAAAATCAATGGAGACTCGGAAGCCCTGAGTCCTCTCAGTGAGTCCACAGACACAGCCTCTGACTTTGAAGGCCACCTCACTGAGGACAGCAATGAGGCCGACACTGGTGAAGCCACAGTGATGAAGGCATCCTTGGTAGACAAGGATGAGAAACACGACTGGAACCGATCTGTCTCACTGTCCAAGGTGAATGGTGACCTGAGCCTGGTTACAAGGACAGATGGTATGATTGCACCCCAGAGCTGGGTGTCTCGAGTATGTGCAGTCCCCCAAAAGATTCCAGACTCCCTGCTGCTGGCCAGTACTGAGTACCTTCCGAAACCCACAtgcctggccaggcctgggtcctCGGTGGAGCCCACTAACCCACTTGTGATACAGTTGCTGCAGGGTAAGTTGGCCCTAGAGAAGGTTCTTCCTCCAGCCCATGGTGGCATCAAGCCAGAATGCCCACAGCTACCACTTACAAAAGAGCAGAGCCATGGTGCCTCCATGAGCGTGGGGCCTTTACGTAATCCTGGGGAAAACAGTCACCTGGTTGTCAGAAGCAGCCCCACTTCTTTAAGGGCTTTGAAGGAGCCTCTTCTGTCCAAGAGCTGTGATGCAGGCACTAGTCTTGCCAGGATAGAGGCCACCCAGGCTCCTGGAGTGCCCCCAAAGATTTCCAAGACAGCCCCAAGTTTTGATTCTCTACATCCAGTGACACATCCGATGACTTCCTCTGGGAAAATGGAAGAATTGGATTCCAAAGAGCAGTTCTCTTCCTTTAGTTTTGAAGATCAGAAGGAAATCCGTGCCATGTCCCAGTGCAGTAATTCAAATGCTTCTCCAGGCAGAAGTCCAGGAGATCTCACTACCTCGAGAGCACCTTGTTTCTCATCTCCCAATGTGATCTCCTTTGGTCCAGAGCAGACAGGCCGGGCTCTGGTTGATCAGAACAATGTTGGAGGACAAGGGAAGAAGCTCTTTGGCTCTGGGAGTGTGACTGCAACCCTTCAATGTCCCAGGCCTGCAGACCCAATGCCACTGCCTGCTGAGGTCCCTCCAGTTTTTCCCAGTGGGAAGTTGGGACCAAGCAAAAACTCTGTGCCTAGTGGGGTACAGACTGCAAGAGAAGACTGGGCTCCTAAGCCACCACCTGCCTCTGTTGGCAGCATTAAGAATGAAAAGACTTTTGTTGGGGGCCCTGTCAAGGCAAATGCAGAGAACAGGAAAGCTGCTGGGCACAGTCCCCTGGAACTGGTAGGTCACTTGCAAGGGATGCCCTTTGTCATGGACCTGCCCTTCTGGAAATTACCCCGAGAGCCAGGGAAGGGGCTCAATGAGCCTCTGGAGCCACCCTCTATCCCTTCCCAACTCAACATCAAGCAGGCATTTTATGGGAAGCTTTCTAAACTCCAACTAAGTTCCACCAGCTTTAATTATTCCTCCagctctccctcctttcccaaaGGCCTTGCTGGAAGCGTGGTGCAGCTGAGCCACAAAGCAAACTTCGGTGCGAGCCACAGTGCATCACTCTCCTTGCAAATGTTCACTGACAGCAGCACGGTGGAAAGCATCTCGCTCCAGTGTGCGTGCAGCCTGAAAGCCATGATCATGTGCCAAGGCTGTGGTGCGTTCTGTCATGATGACTGTATTGGACCCTCAAAGCTCTGTGTATTGTGCCTTGTGGTGAGATAA
- the NOL4L gene encoding nucleolar protein 4-like isoform X2, protein MNDSTWMSADPHLASSLSPSQDERMRSPQNLHSQDDDDSSSESGSGNGSSTLNPSTSSSTQGDPAFPEMNGNGAVAPMDFTATAEDQPINLCDKLPPATALGTPSYPADGCSADGLRSRVKYGVKSTPESPPYSSGSYDSIKTEVSGCPEDLTVGRAPTADDDDDDHDDHEDNDKMNDSEGMDPERLKAFNMFVRLFVDENLDRMVPISKQPKEKIQAIIESCSRQFPEFQERARKRIRTYLKSCRRMKKNGMEMTRPTPPHLTSAMAENILAAACESETRKAAKRMRLEIYQSSQDEPIALDKQHSRDSAAITHSTYSLPASSYSQDPVYVNGGLNYSYRGYGALSSNLQPPASLQTGNHSNGPTDLSMKGGASTTSTTPTPTPSSNSTSRTMPSAQLSPTEISAVRQLIAGYRESAAFLLRSADELENLILQQN, encoded by the exons ATGAACGACTCCACATGGATGTCAGCTGACCCACACCTGGCCTCCAGCCTGAGCCCCAGCCAGGACGAGAGGATGCGGAGCCCGCAGAACCTCCACAGCCAAGACGACG ACGACTCCTCCTCCGAGAGTGGCAGTGGCAATGGCTCCTCCACCCTGAACCCGTCCACGTCGAGCAGCACGCAGGGCGACCCTGCCTTCCCCGAGATGAATGGCAACGGCGCCGTGGCCCCCATGGACTTCACTGCCACCGCCGAGGATCAGCCCATCAACCTGTGTGACAAGCTCCCACCTGCCACGGCGCTCGGCACCCCCTCCTACCCCGCGGATGGCTGCAGCGCCGACGGGCTGCGGAGCCGTGTCAAGTACGGGGTGAAGAGCACCCCTGAG TCGCCCCCGTACAGCTCCGGGAGCTACGATTCCATCAAGACTGAGGTCAGTGGCTGCCCTGAGGACCTGACGGTGGGCCGGGCCCCCACAGCAGATGACGACGATGATGACCATGACGACCATGAGGACAACGACAAGATGAATGACTCTGAGGGCATGGACCCCGAGCGTCTCAAGGCCTTCAAT ATGTTTGTGCGTCTCTTTGTGGACGAGAACCTGGACCGCATGGTGCCCATCTCCAAGCAGCCCAAGGAGAAGATCCAGGCCATCATCGAGTCCTGCAGCCGGCAGTTCCCCGAGTTCCAGGAGCGGGCCCGCAAGCGCATCCGCACGTACCTCAAGTCCTGCCGTCGCATGAAGAAGAACGGCATGGAGATG ACCAGACCCACGCCACCCCACCTGACCTCGGCCATGGCAGAGAACATCCTGGCAGCTGCCTGCGAAAGTGAGACGAGAAAGGCGGCCAAGAGGATGCGCCTGGAGATCTACCAGTCCTCGCAG GATGAGCCCATAGCCTTGGACAAGCAGCACTCGCGGGACTCCGCAGCCATCACCCACTCCACCTACTCACTGCCAGCCTCCTCCTACTCCCAGGACCCTGTGTACGTCAACGGCGGCCTCAACTACAGTTACCGCGGTTATGGGGCCTTGAGCAGCAACCTGCAGCCCCCTGCTTCCCTCCAGACAGGAAATCACAGTAACG GGCCCACGGACCTCAGCATGAAAGGCGGGGCCTCGaccacctccaccacccccacgcccaccccctCCAGCAACAGCACCAGCAGGACCATGCCCAGCGCCCAGCTCAGCCCCACGGAGATCAGCGCCGTGCGGCAGCTCATCGCCGGCTACCGGGAGTCCGCCGCCTTCCTGCTGCGCTCCGCAGACGAACTGGAAAACCTCATCTTACAGCAGAACTGA
- the ASXL1 gene encoding polycomb group protein ASXL1 isoform X1 — protein sequence MKDKQKRKKERTWAEAARLVLENYSDAPMTPKQILQVIEAEGLKEMRSGTSPLACLNAMLHSNSRGGEGLFYKLPGRISLFTLKKDALQWSRNPAAAEGEEPEDTADVESCGSNEASTVSGENDVSLDETSSNASCSTESQSRPLSNPRDSYRASSQANKQKKKTGVMLPRVVLTPLKVNGAHVESASGFSGRHADGESGSPSSSSSGSLALGSAAIRGQAEVARDPAPLLRGFRKPATGQMKRNRGEEIDFETPGSILVNTNLRALINSRTFHALPSHFQQQLLFLLPEVDRQVGTDGLLRLSSSALNNEFFTHAAQSWRERLADGEFTHEMQVRIRQEMEKEKKVEQWKEKFFEDYYGQKLGLTKEESLQQNVGQEEAEIKSGLRVPGESVRPQRGPATRQRDGHYKKRSRPDLRTRARGNLYKKQEPEQAGVAKDAKSVAPDVPLYTDGEAETDSAGRRSPHLPSMSSAAPNSEAPKFPVEPVASRIPAEPDNSAHASASPDRIPNLSPETVDQEPKDQKRKSFEQAASASFPEKKPRLEDRQSFRNTIESVHTEKPQPTKEEPKVPPIRIQLSRIKPPWVVKGQPTYQICPRIVPITEPSCRGWTGTRTLADIKARALQARGARGHHCHREAATTAIGGGGGPGGGGGGTTDEGGGRGSSSSGDGSEAYGHPEPRGATSTPGECASDLQRTQLLPPCPLNGERAQAGTAMSRARREELASLRQEESCPLQRVPGVFTSGLEDTSQLPIAPTGDQPCQALPPLSSQTPVAERLVQQPKLHLDVRTECESGTTSWERDNEERGPTVLPEDGPVQSLVGDVLEEGTGLALDSNPTVTVPVDVTQSSTPESSLAHCLQDRPFDDELGLGDSCPAMRESDSRQENLKTKALISDSATPWLPIPSDDDVVKQPEPESRENIPRVEPQVGEEWEKAAPFVPALPGGLTAEEGLDSPGNLPSLWTVLSRAGVDSADSACKQVDTEKLKINGDSEALSPLSESTDTASDFEGHLTEDSNEADTGEATVMKASLVDKDEKHDWNRSVSLSKVNGDLSLVTRTDGMIAPQSWVSRVCAVPQKIPDSLLLASTEYLPKPTCLARPGSSVEPTNPLVIQLLQGKLALEKVLPPAHGGIKPECPQLPLTKEQSHGASMSVGPLRNPGENSHLVVRSSPTSLRALKEPLLSKSCDAGTSLARIEATQAPGVPPKISKTAPSFDSLHPVTHPMTSSGKMEELDSKEQFSSFSFEDQKEIRAMSQCSNSNASPGRSPGDLTTSRAPCFSSPNVISFGPEQTGRALVDQNNVGGQGKKLFGSGSVTATLQCPRPADPMPLPAEVPPVFPSGKLGPSKNSVPSGVQTAREDWAPKPPPASVGSIKNEKTFVGGPVKANAENRKAAGHSPLELVGHLQGMPFVMDLPFWKLPREPGKGLNEPLEPPSIPSQLNIKQAFYGKLSKLQLSSTSFNYSSSSPSFPKGLAGSVVQLSHKANFGASHSASLSLQMFTDSSTVESISLQCACSLKAMIMCQGCGAFCHDDCIGPSKLCVLCLVVR from the exons AAGGATGCCCTGCAGTGGTCTCGCAATCCAGCTGCAGCGGAGGGAGAGGAGCCAGAGGACACGGCTGATGTGGAGAGCTGTGGGTCTAATGAAGCCAGCACTGTGAGTGGTGAAAACGATG tATCTCTTGATGAAACATCTTCGAATGCATCCTGTTCTACAGAATCTCAGAGCCGGCCTCTTTCCAATCCCAGGGACAGCTACAGAGCTTCCTCACAG gcaaacaaacagaagaaaaagactgGGGTGATGCTGCCTCGAGTTGTCCTGACTCCTCTGAAGGTAAACGGGGCCCACGTGGAATCTGCTTCAG GGTTCTCAGGCCGCCACGCCGATGGCGAGAGCGGCAGCCcgtccagcagcagcagcggctcTCTGGCCCTGGGCAGCGCTGCTATTCGTGGCCAGGCCGAGGTCGCCCGGGACCCTGCCCCGCTCCTGAGAGGCTTCCGGAAGCCAGCCACAG GTCAGATGAAGCGCAACAGAGGTGAAGAGATAGATTTTGAGACGCCTGGGTCCATTCTTGTCAACACCAACCTCCGAGCCCTGATCAACTCTCGGACCTTCCACGCGTTGCCATCACACTTCCAGCAGCAGCTCCTCTTCCTTCTGCCGGAAGTGGACAGACAG GTGGGGACAGATGGCCTGTTGCGTCTCAGCAGCAGTGCGCTAAATAACGAGTTTTTTACCCATGCGGCTCAGAGTTGGCGGGAACGCCTGGCTGATG GCGAATTCACTCATGAGATGCAAGTCAGGATACGACAGgaaatggagaaggaaaagaaggtggAACAGTGGAAAGAAAAGTTCTTTGAAGACTACTATGGACAGAA ATTGGGTTTGACCAAAGAAGAGTCATTGCAGCAGAATGTGGGCCAGGAGGAGGCTGAAATCAAGAGTGGTTTGCGTGTCCCAGGAGAATCAGTGCGGCCGCAGCGTGGTCCGGCCACCCGACAGCGGGATGGGCATTATAAGAAACGCTCTCGGCCAGATCTCCGAACCAGAGCCAGAGGGAATCTGTACAAAAAACAGGAGCCAGAACAAGCAGGGGTTGCTAAGGATGCAAAATCTGTAGCACCAGACGTTCCCCTCTACACGGATGGGGAGGCTGAAACTGACTCAGCAGGGAGGCGCAGTCCCCACTTGCCAAGCATGTCCTCTGCAGCACCCAACTCAGAGGCTCCCAAGTTCCCGGTTGAACCTGTGGCTTCCCGGATCCCGGCTGAGCCAGACAACTCGGCACACGCCTCTGCGTCTCCAGACAGAATTCCTAACTTGTCTCCGGAGACTGTAGATCAGGAGCCCAAGGATCAGAAGAGGAAATCCTTTGAGCAGGCGGCCTCTGCGTCCTTTCCCGAAAAGAAGCCCCGGCTTGAAGATCGTCAGTCCTTTCGTAACACAATTGAAAGTGTTCACACCGAAAAGCCACAGCCCACTAAAGAGGAGCCCAAAGTCCCGCCCATCCGG ATTCAACTTTCACGTATCAAACCACCCTGGGTGGTTAAAGGTCAGCCCACTTACCAGATATGCCCCCGGATCGTCCCCATCACGGAGCCCTCCTGCCGGGGCTGGACTGGCACCAGGACCCTCGCAGACATTAAAGCCCGTGCTCTGCAAGCCCGAGGGGCGAGAGGTCACCACTGCCATCGAGAGGCGGCCACCACTGCCATCGGAGGGGGGGGTGGCCCGGGTGGAGGTGGCGGCGGGACCACCGATgagggaggtggcagaggcagcagcagcagtggtgaTGGTAGTGAGGCCTATGGCCACCCTGAGCCCAGGGGAGCCACGAGCACCCCTGGAGAGTGTGCGTCAGATCTACAGCGAACACAACTATTGCCGCCTTGTCCTCTAAATGGGGAGCGTGCCCAGGCTGGAACTGCCATGTCCAGAGCCAGAAGAGAGGAACTGGCTTCTCTCAGACAGGAGGAAAGCTGCCCACTACAGAGGGTTCCAGGTGTATTCACAAGTGGGCTAGAAGATACCTCCCAGCTTCCCATCGCTCCCACTGGGGACCAGCCATGCCAGGCTTTGCCCCCACTGTCCTCCCAAACCCCAGTAGCTGAGAGATTAGTTCAGCAGCCTAAGTTGCATCTAGATGTTAGAACTGAATGTGAGTCTGGTACCACTTCCTGGGAAAGGGATAATGAGGAGCGAGGACCCACTGTCCTCCCAGAGGATGGTCCTGTTCAGTCTCTGGTGGGAGATGTGTTAGAAGAAGGGACTGGCCTGGCTCTTGACAGTAATCCCACTGTGACAGTTCCTGTAGATGTGACTCAGAGTTCCACACCTGAATCGTCATTGGCTCACTGCCTACAAGACAGACCATTTGATGATGAATTAGGACTTGGTGACTCATGCCCTGCCATGAGGGAAAGTGATTCTAgacaagaaaatttgaaaaccaagGCTCTCATTTCCGACAGTGCTACTCCTTGGCTGCCCATCCCGTCAGATGATGACGTAGTGAAACAGCCTGAGCCAGAATCCAGAGAAAACATACCACGTGTTGAGCCCCAGGTTGGGGAAGAGTGGGAAAAAGCTGCTCCCTTTGTTCCTGCATTGCCTGGGGGTTTGACAGCGGAGGAGGGCCTCGATTCCCCTGGcaaccttccttccctctggacAGTGCTGTCTCGAGCAGGTGTCGACAGCGCTGACAGTGCCTGCAAACAGGTGGACACTGAAAAGCTGAAAATCAATGGAGACTCGGAAGCCCTGAGTCCTCTCAGTGAGTCCACAGACACAGCCTCTGACTTTGAAGGCCACCTCACTGAGGACAGCAATGAGGCCGACACTGGTGAAGCCACAGTGATGAAGGCATCCTTGGTAGACAAGGATGAGAAACACGACTGGAACCGATCTGTCTCACTGTCCAAGGTGAATGGTGACCTGAGCCTGGTTACAAGGACAGATGGTATGATTGCACCCCAGAGCTGGGTGTCTCGAGTATGTGCAGTCCCCCAAAAGATTCCAGACTCCCTGCTGCTGGCCAGTACTGAGTACCTTCCGAAACCCACAtgcctggccaggcctgggtcctCGGTGGAGCCCACTAACCCACTTGTGATACAGTTGCTGCAGGGTAAGTTGGCCCTAGAGAAGGTTCTTCCTCCAGCCCATGGTGGCATCAAGCCAGAATGCCCACAGCTACCACTTACAAAAGAGCAGAGCCATGGTGCCTCCATGAGCGTGGGGCCTTTACGTAATCCTGGGGAAAACAGTCACCTGGTTGTCAGAAGCAGCCCCACTTCTTTAAGGGCTTTGAAGGAGCCTCTTCTGTCCAAGAGCTGTGATGCAGGCACTAGTCTTGCCAGGATAGAGGCCACCCAGGCTCCTGGAGTGCCCCCAAAGATTTCCAAGACAGCCCCAAGTTTTGATTCTCTACATCCAGTGACACATCCGATGACTTCCTCTGGGAAAATGGAAGAATTGGATTCCAAAGAGCAGTTCTCTTCCTTTAGTTTTGAAGATCAGAAGGAAATCCGTGCCATGTCCCAGTGCAGTAATTCAAATGCTTCTCCAGGCAGAAGTCCAGGAGATCTCACTACCTCGAGAGCACCTTGTTTCTCATCTCCCAATGTGATCTCCTTTGGTCCAGAGCAGACAGGCCGGGCTCTGGTTGATCAGAACAATGTTGGAGGACAAGGGAAGAAGCTCTTTGGCTCTGGGAGTGTGACTGCAACCCTTCAATGTCCCAGGCCTGCAGACCCAATGCCACTGCCTGCTGAGGTCCCTCCAGTTTTTCCCAGTGGGAAGTTGGGACCAAGCAAAAACTCTGTGCCTAGTGGGGTACAGACTGCAAGAGAAGACTGGGCTCCTAAGCCACCACCTGCCTCTGTTGGCAGCATTAAGAATGAAAAGACTTTTGTTGGGGGCCCTGTCAAGGCAAATGCAGAGAACAGGAAAGCTGCTGGGCACAGTCCCCTGGAACTGGTAGGTCACTTGCAAGGGATGCCCTTTGTCATGGACCTGCCCTTCTGGAAATTACCCCGAGAGCCAGGGAAGGGGCTCAATGAGCCTCTGGAGCCACCCTCTATCCCTTCCCAACTCAACATCAAGCAGGCATTTTATGGGAAGCTTTCTAAACTCCAACTAAGTTCCACCAGCTTTAATTATTCCTCCagctctccctcctttcccaaaGGCCTTGCTGGAAGCGTGGTGCAGCTGAGCCACAAAGCAAACTTCGGTGCGAGCCACAGTGCATCACTCTCCTTGCAAATGTTCACTGACAGCAGCACGGTGGAAAGCATCTCGCTCCAGTGTGCGTGCAGCCTGAAAGCCATGATCATGTGCCAAGGCTGTGGTGCGTTCTGTCATGATGACTGTATTGGACCCTCAAAGCTCTGTGTATTGTGCCTTGTGGTGAGATAA